In one Gossypium hirsutum isolate 1008001.06 chromosome D09, Gossypium_hirsutum_v2.1, whole genome shotgun sequence genomic region, the following are encoded:
- the LOC107899878 gene encoding probable RNA 3'-terminal phosphate cyclase-like protein isoform X2: MGKITYKRLKGSQNMRQRLLLATLKSTPVLIEDIHADDTLPGLRPHEISLLRLFEKLTDDCLIEINETGTKLKYKPGIIVGGSHLVHDCGVSRAIGYFLEPLILLGLFARKTLVIILKGITNDSKDPSVDTFRSTTFPLLKRFGVPSEGLKLEIKSRGVSPHGGGEVHLAIPTVQHLTATMWTDEGMVKRIRGEAFTTRVSVQLGNEMIYAARGIFNRLLPDVYIASDYRKRSEAGNSSGYGISLVAETTSGCCISADTTVSYPRGDEEEDIEGEEKKELIPAADVGEKLASVLLEEIEKGGVVDSTHQEIEVF, translated from the exons ATGGGGAAAATAACGTATAAGAGACTGAAGGGAAGTCAAAACATGAGGCAAAGGCTACTCTTAGCAACATTAAAATCAACTCCGGTTCTCATAGAAGACATCCACGCCGACGACACCTTACCTGGTCTCCGACCGCATGAGATTTCCCTCCTTCGTCTCTTTGAAAAGCTCACGGATGACTGCCTAATTGAAATCAATGAAACTG GTACAAAATTGAAGTACAAGCCTGGGATTATAGTTGGAGGGAGTCATCTGGTGCATGATTGTGGTGTTAGTAGAGCAATTGGGTATTTTTTGGAGCCTTTGATCTTGCTTGGTTTATTTGCTAGGAAAACCTTAGTTATAATCCTCAAAG GGATTACAAATGATTCTAAGGACCCATCTGTCGATACTTTCCGTTCCACCACCTTTCCCTTGTTGAAGCGTTTTGGGGTTCCTTCAGAAGGATTAAAGTTGGAAATAAAGAGTCGGGGAGTCTCACCTCATGGTGGTGGTGAAGTTCATTTGGCAATTCCTACTGTTCAGCACCTAACA GCAACCATGTGGACTGACGAAGGAATGGTTAAGAGAATTAGAGGGGAAGCTTTCACTACCAGAGTGAGCGTTCAGCTTGGAAATGAGATGATATATGCGGCTCGTGGAATTTTTAATCGTTTGCTTCCTGATGTTTACATCGCTAGTGATTATAGAAAACGCTCAGAGGCTGGAAA CTCGTCTGGATATGGAATTTCACTAGTTGCTGAAACTACTTCTGGTTGCTGCATCTCTGCGGATACTACAGTTTCTTATCCACGAGGGGATGAAGAAGAAGATATTGAAGGTGAGGAGAAAAAAGAGTTGATACCTGCAGCTGATGTTGGTGAGAAACTGGCTTCTGTTCTTCTTGAAGAGATTGAGAAAGGTGGAGTGGTGGATTCAACTCACCAG gAAATAGAAGTATTTTAA
- the LOC107900008 gene encoding thioredoxin-like protein Clot, with translation MPLKVVDSTVSSFGGMFEKFRSDAPNYKANFILFLADKDPSTSLSWCPDCVRAEPVIYKKLEASPEDVTLLRAYVGDRPTWRNPQHPWRLDSTFKLTGVPTLLLWDSNNQAIKARLEDHEAHLEHKIDALLSCK, from the exons ATGCCGTTGAAAGTAGTGGATTCGACGGTTTCAAGCTTTGGCGGTATGTTTGAGAAATTCAGATCAGATGCACCCAACTACAAagccaatttcatccttttcttggCCGATAAAGACCCCTCTACCTCTCTTAGTTGGTGTCCTG ACTGTGTAAGAGCTGAACCTGTGATATACAAGAAATTGGAAGCGTCGCCAGAGGATGTGACACTGCTGAGAGCATATGTGGGTGACAGGCCAACATGGAGGAATCCACAGCATCCTTGGCGGCTTGACTCAACATTCAAGCTAACTGGAGTCCCAACTCTGCTTCTTTGGGATTCCAACAATCAAGCCATCAAAGCTCGTTTAGAAGACCATGAAGCACACCTTGAACACAAAATTGATGCGCTTCTCTCCTGCAAATAA
- the LOC107899878 gene encoding probable RNA 3'-terminal phosphate cyclase-like protein isoform X1 — protein MGKITYKRLKGSQNMRQRLLLATLKSTPVLIEDIHADDTLPGLRPHEISLLRLFEKLTDDCLIEINETGTKLKYKPGIIVGGSHLVHDCGVSRAIGYFLEPLILLGLFARKTLVIILKGITNDSKDPSVDTFRSTTFPLLKRFGVPSEGLKLEIKSRGVSPHGGGEVHLAIPTVQHLTATMWTDEGMVKRIRGEAFTTRVSVQLGNEMIYAARGIFNRLLPDVYIASDYRKRSEAGNSSGYGISLVAETTSGCCISADTTVSYPRGDEEEDIEGEEKKELIPAADVGEKLASVLLEEIEKGGVVDSTHQGLLFLLCALCVNDVSKVRVGKLSPYGIETLREIRDFLDVQFVIKPDPSTGTVILKCWGSGMKNLSRKTT, from the exons ATGGGGAAAATAACGTATAAGAGACTGAAGGGAAGTCAAAACATGAGGCAAAGGCTACTCTTAGCAACATTAAAATCAACTCCGGTTCTCATAGAAGACATCCACGCCGACGACACCTTACCTGGTCTCCGACCGCATGAGATTTCCCTCCTTCGTCTCTTTGAAAAGCTCACGGATGACTGCCTAATTGAAATCAATGAAACTG GTACAAAATTGAAGTACAAGCCTGGGATTATAGTTGGAGGGAGTCATCTGGTGCATGATTGTGGTGTTAGTAGAGCAATTGGGTATTTTTTGGAGCCTTTGATCTTGCTTGGTTTATTTGCTAGGAAAACCTTAGTTATAATCCTCAAAG GGATTACAAATGATTCTAAGGACCCATCTGTCGATACTTTCCGTTCCACCACCTTTCCCTTGTTGAAGCGTTTTGGGGTTCCTTCAGAAGGATTAAAGTTGGAAATAAAGAGTCGGGGAGTCTCACCTCATGGTGGTGGTGAAGTTCATTTGGCAATTCCTACTGTTCAGCACCTAACA GCAACCATGTGGACTGACGAAGGAATGGTTAAGAGAATTAGAGGGGAAGCTTTCACTACCAGAGTGAGCGTTCAGCTTGGAAATGAGATGATATATGCGGCTCGTGGAATTTTTAATCGTTTGCTTCCTGATGTTTACATCGCTAGTGATTATAGAAAACGCTCAGAGGCTGGAAA CTCGTCTGGATATGGAATTTCACTAGTTGCTGAAACTACTTCTGGTTGCTGCATCTCTGCGGATACTACAGTTTCTTATCCACGAGGGGATGAAGAAGAAGATATTGAAGGTGAGGAGAAAAAAGAGTTGATACCTGCAGCTGATGTTGGTGAGAAACTGGCTTCTGTTCTTCTTGAAGAGATTGAGAAAGGTGGAGTGGTGGATTCAACTCACCAG GGTTTGTTATTCCTTCTTTGCGCGCTTTGTGTGAATGATGTTTCAAAGGTTCGAGTGGGAAAGCTCTCTCCATATGGAATAGAAACATTGAGAGAAATCAGAGATTTTCTAGATGTTCAATTTGTGATAAAGCCAGATCCATCCACAGGGACGGTAATCCTTAAATGTTGGGGTTCCGGGATGAAGAACCTGTCCAGAAAGACGACCTAA
- the LOC107963076 gene encoding disease resistance protein RPM1-like yields the protein MVKDIYKQKNEEVPMHVDTMTYRALLETCAVLAVKKEISIAFPEGMCGSRVMATTRREDVAPFQPRFVSYVHRILPLRDNDAWEFFCGMKSSKKSIAEWKRVRDNLAWELSNNPSLELMRTILLHSYHKPPFQLKHCSLYCSLLPEDYEIRRNRISRLWMAGVLEMGNDILPEAVAKSYLMELISRSLLQVKERNEFGMPWSFKMHDLK from the exons ATGGTAAAAGATATCTACAAACAGAAAAATGAAGAAGTTCCGATGCATGTTGATACCATGACCTATAGAGCATTATTGGAGACTTGTGCAGTTCTTGCAGTCAAGAAG GAGATCAGTATTGCATTTCCTGAAGGTATGTGCGGAAGCAGGGTCATGGCTACTACTCGAAGAGAGGATGTAGCACCTTTTCAACCCAGGTTTGTAAGCTATGTGCACCGAATTCTGCCCCTCAGAGATAATGATGCTTGGGAATTTTTCT GTGGTATGAAGTCTTCAAAGAAGTCGATAGCCGAATGGAAGAGAGTGCGTGATAATTTGGCTTGGGAGCTAAGCAACAACCCTTCACTTGAACTAATGAGAACTATCTTACTGCATAGTTACCATAAACCGCCTTTCCAACTCAAACATTGCTCCTTGTACTGCTCCCTTTTACCAGAAGATTATGAGATTAGGCGAAATAGAATTAGTAGACTATGGATGGCAGGAGTTTTAGAAATGGGTAACGACATACTACCAGAAGCAGTTGCTAAAAGCTATCTAATGGAACTTATTAGCCGAAGTTTGCTTCAAGTCAAGGAGAGAAATGAGTTTGGAATGCCTTGGTCATTTAAAATGCACGATCTTAAATGA
- the LOC107899771 gene encoding pathogenesis-related protein 1 has protein sequence MEFTLVALTSLIALALVHPSHAQNSPQDYLVLPSQAQDSQQDYLALGGDSPQDYLNAHNAARAAVGVGPMIWDKTVAAYAQNYANQRYYDCNLIHSGGPYGENLAWSSADFSGTSAVRMWVSERVNYNYNSNSCAAGKVCGHYTQVVWRNSIRLGCAKVRCNTGGTFITCNYAPAGNIIGQRPY, from the coding sequence ATGGAGTTTACTTTAGTAGCTCTTACTTCTCTCATAGCCTTAGCCTTGGTCCATCCTTCCCATGCCCAAAACTCACCACAAGACTACCTAGTCCTTCCCTCCCAAGCCCAAGACTCACAACAAGACTACCTAGCCTTGGGAGGGGACTCACCACAAGACTACCTCAATGCTCACAATGCAGCTCGAGCAGCCGTCGGTGTTGGCCCTATGATTTGGGACAAGACCGTGGCTGCCTATGCACAGAACTACGCTAATCAACGCTATTACGACTGCAACCTTATTCACTCCGGTGGACCTTATGGTGAGAATCTTGCCTGGAGTAGCGCTGACTTTTCAGGCACTAGTGCTGTAAGAATGTGGGTTAGTGAGAGGGTAAACTACAATTACAACTCCAACAGTTGTGCAGCAGGCAAGGTTTGCGGGCATTATACTCAAGTGGTTTGGCGCAACTCGATTCGTCTTGGGTGTGCTAAGGTGAGGTGCAACACTGGTGGAACTTTCATTACTTGCAACTATGCTCCTGCAGGCAATATCATCGGTCAAAGACCTTACTAA